From Sceloporus undulatus isolate JIND9_A2432 ecotype Alabama chromosome 6, SceUnd_v1.1, whole genome shotgun sequence, one genomic window encodes:
- the LOC121934532 gene encoding aromatase, whose amino-acid sequence MEALNPTHYNITRAVSETMPTATLPLLLLMGFIFLIWTYEETSTIPGPGYCMGIGPLISHGRFLWMGVGSACNYYNKMYGEFMRVWISGEETLIISKSSSMFHIMKHGHYISRFGSKPGLKCIGMHENGIIFNNNPALWKEIRPFFTKALSGPGLVRMVAICVESTIEHLDRLEEVTARCGYINSLNLMRRIMLDTSNKLFLGIPLDENAIVLKIQNYFDAWQALLLKPDIFFKFSWLYKKYEKSARDLKEAIEILIEQKRQKLSIVEKLEDHMDFASQLIFAQSRGELTGENVNQCVLEMLIAAPDTLSVTLFFMLVLIAEHPQVEKAMMKEIQNVISDREIQSDDMPKLKVVENFILESMRYQPVVDLVMRKALQDDVIDGYPVKKGTNIILNIGRMHRLEFFPKPNEFSLENFEKSVPYRYFQPFGFGPRGCVGKFIAMVMMKAILVTLLRRCSIQTVKGKGLKSIATNNDLSFHPNESQPLLEMVFTPRRSNMEKNYEDE is encoded by the exons ATGGAAGCTCTGAATCCAACGCATTACAATATCACCAGAGCGGTCTCAGAGACAATGCCAACAGCTACCCTGCCTCTTTTGCTCCTCATGGGCTTCATTTTCCTAATATGGACTTatgaagaaacatcaacaatcccAG GGCCTGGCTACTGTATGGGAATTGGCCCTCTTATCTCTCATGGGCGATTCCTCTGGATGGGAGTAGGCAGTGCTTGCAATTACTACAACAAGATGTACGGTGAATTCATGAGAGTCTGGATCAGCGGAGAAGAGACCCTCATTATTAGCAa ATCATCAAGTATGTTCCACATCATGAAACATGGACATTACATCTCTAGATTTGGGAGCAAACCTGGCTTAAAGTGCATTGGCATGCATGAAAACGGCATCATATTTAATAATAACCCAGCTCTGTGGAAAGAAATCCGACCCTTTTTCACCAAAG CTCTGTCAGGCCCAGGTCTTGTGCGGATGGTTGCCATTTGTGTTGAATCAACAATTGAACACCTGGACCGGCTAGAAGAAGTGACTGCTAGATGTGGCTACATCAACAGCCTGAATCTTATGAGGCGGATCATGCTGGACACTTCAAACAAGCTTTTTCTTGGCATTCCTCTTGATG AAAATGCCATTGTACTTAAGATCCAGAATTACTTTGATGCCTGGCAGGCACTTCTGCTAAAACCTGACATCTTCTTTAAGTTTTCTTGGCTGTACAAGAAATATGAAAAATCTGC GAGGGATCtgaaggaagccattgaaatcttaATTGAGCAGAAACGCCAAAAGCTTTCCATAGTTGAGAAACTAGAGGACCATATGGATTTTGCATCTCAACTGATTTTTGCACAG AGCCGTGGTGAGCTGACTGGCGAGAATGTCaaccagtgtgttttggagatgCTGATAGCTGCTCCGGATACACTCTCAGTGACTCTGTTTTTCATGCTAGTGCTGATTGCAGAACATCCTCAAGTTGAGAAAGCAATGATGAAAGAAATACAGAATGTGATTA GTGACAGAGAGATCCAAAGCGATGACATGCCAAAGCTGAAGGTAGTTGAGAATTTTATCCTTGAAAGCATGAGATACCAGCCAGTCGTGGACTTGGTCATGCGCAAAGCCTTGCAGGATGATGTGATTGATGGCTATCCCGTGAAAAAAGGAACCAACATCATTCTGAATATCGGGCGCATGCACAGGCTTGAGTTCTTTCCAAAGCCAAATGAATTCTCACTTGAAAATTTTGAGAAGAGT GTTCCTTATCGCTATTTTCAGCCCTTTGGATTTGGTCCCCGTGGCTGTGTTGGAAAATTTATCGCCATGGTCATGATGAAAGCAATCTTGGTAACTCTTCTGAGAAGGTGCAGCATCCAGACTGTAAAAGGCAAAGGTCTTAAAAGCATAGCCACAAACAATGATTTGTCTTTTCATCCAAATGAAAGCCAGCCATTGCTAGAGATGGTATTCACACCAAGAAGAAGTAATATGGAAAAGAATTATGAAGATGAATAA